In Cytobacillus oceanisediminis, the following proteins share a genomic window:
- the brnQ gene encoding branched-chain amino acid transport system II carrier protein yields the protein MKKFDSFFIGLMLFSMFFGAGNLIFPPYLGALSGTSFWLAMAGFILTAVGLPFIVLLAISLAKGGIDAIASRVHPLFGTLFMVIIYLSIGPFLAIPRNAGVAFEMGVMPFVNDSWNLSLVLFTYSALFFLLVYVVSLNPAKMERFMGRWITPVLLLSVVILCTAVFMNFDTKQLAPSGGYDSGAFFKGFLEGYNTMDALAALAFGIVILTAIQKKGVHDEKQLSRYTLRAAIIAGGLLAAVYISLALLGVKIAANGTFENGTAILSSASTLLFGKAGTAFIGAIFTLACFTTVVGLTSACGQYFSKLLPKVSYKLVITAVTLIGFTLSNLGLNQILKVSVPFLVTAYPLTIVLITLSFFNGFFRNPRKVYGSAILFTGIFAALGGLSTFGLDLGALQTLREVLPFASVGMEWVVPAAAGTALGILLSKTDRQQPDSAKQMDVKASL from the coding sequence ATGAAGAAATTTGACAGCTTTTTCATCGGCCTCATGTTATTCTCAATGTTTTTTGGAGCAGGTAATTTAATATTCCCTCCTTATCTCGGTGCCTTATCTGGTACTTCCTTTTGGCTTGCCATGGCAGGTTTTATTCTGACTGCTGTAGGCTTGCCATTTATTGTACTGCTCGCCATCTCCTTGGCAAAGGGTGGAATTGATGCGATTGCCAGCCGGGTTCATCCTCTTTTCGGCACTTTATTTATGGTTATCATCTACCTATCCATTGGACCCTTCCTCGCTATTCCCAGAAATGCAGGTGTTGCTTTCGAGATGGGTGTCATGCCATTTGTTAATGATTCATGGAACCTATCACTAGTTTTGTTTACGTATTCCGCATTATTTTTCTTGCTTGTGTATGTTGTCAGTTTAAATCCGGCCAAAATGGAAAGATTCATGGGCCGCTGGATTACTCCCGTTCTGCTGCTGTCAGTTGTTATCCTTTGTACAGCTGTATTCATGAATTTCGACACAAAGCAGCTGGCTCCATCTGGCGGTTATGACAGCGGGGCATTCTTTAAGGGTTTCCTGGAAGGCTATAACACAATGGATGCCCTTGCCGCTCTTGCCTTTGGAATCGTAATTCTTACTGCCATCCAGAAAAAAGGTGTACATGACGAAAAGCAATTATCCCGCTATACACTAAGAGCGGCAATAATAGCTGGCGGGTTGCTGGCTGCCGTTTATATTTCCCTTGCTTTATTGGGAGTTAAAATTGCTGCTAATGGCACTTTTGAAAACGGGACAGCGATTTTATCATCTGCCTCCACCCTGTTATTCGGAAAAGCTGGAACGGCATTCATCGGTGCAATTTTCACTCTTGCCTGTTTTACGACTGTAGTAGGCTTAACATCTGCCTGCGGACAATATTTTTCAAAACTGCTGCCAAAGGTAAGCTATAAATTAGTCATCACTGCCGTAACCCTGATCGGTTTCACCTTATCAAATCTTGGGTTAAATCAAATTCTCAAAGTATCTGTTCCTTTCCTGGTAACAGCTTATCCTTTAACCATTGTGCTGATTACCCTGAGCTTCTTTAATGGCTTTTTCCGAAACCCGCGAAAAGTTTACGGGAGTGCGATTTTATTCACAGGAATATTTGCAGCGCTGGGAGGTTTAAGCACCTTTGGCTTGGATCTCGGAGCCCTTCAAACCCTTAGGGAAGTATTGCCTTTCGCATCTGTTGGAATGGAATGGGTTGTACCAGCTGCAGCAGGTACTGCACTGGGCATCCTTCTAAGCAAAACTGACAGGCAACAGCCGGATTCAGCAAAACAGATGGATGTAAAAGCTTCTTTATAA
- a CDS encoding GNAT family N-acetyltransferase translates to MEHKIHTRKAAIEDLPKLARLMGDLGYPVSEEQMETRLNMIGSHPDYCTLVACLKDKVIGMVGFHTGHLYNTDGIHIRVIALVTDKDYRGIGAGKKLMLAVENFAGQLGAAGIVLNSGNRTEREDSHQFYISLGYQAKSTGFVKTLH, encoded by the coding sequence ATGGAGCATAAAATACATACCAGGAAAGCAGCTATTGAGGATCTTCCCAAGCTTGCCCGTTTAATGGGAGACTTGGGTTATCCTGTATCGGAAGAACAGATGGAAACGAGGCTTAATATGATCGGCTCACATCCTGATTACTGCACATTAGTGGCATGCCTAAAAGATAAGGTTATTGGCATGGTTGGATTCCATACAGGTCATTTATACAATACTGACGGCATTCATATCCGGGTTATAGCTTTAGTTACTGATAAAGATTACAGAGGGATTGGTGCAGGCAAGAAGCTGATGCTGGCTGTGGAAAATTTTGCAGGACAATTGGGGGCTGCCGGAATCGTCCTAAATAGCGGAAACAGGACTGAGCGCGAAGACTCTCATCAATTTTATATAAGTTTAGGCTATCAGGCAAAGAGTACCGGGTTTGTGAAAACTCTCCATTAG
- a CDS encoding GNAT family N-acetyltransferase, giving the protein MNLVMKSDLAERLDQAETDVLHSRLTAIKNRDGNPMGVEIKRIGQTTAFFARNIPGPSFNLVKGFNEADAEVLDQIVDFYLGKGIPTRLEITPSNGSSDLLKMLHQKGFYQCDFHTTLFAEPSDLMDLPIHAGIDIRRMQRKDFGLFGEVYTKGFGMPGFLSQGIAENNEVLYGNENWVFYLAFVNNEPAGIGVIFMEEGVANLAAAAVLPSFRNRGVHSALIQARIYQAITNNSELVTGQARFGSASQNNMEKAGLKIGYTKAIWIRE; this is encoded by the coding sequence ATGAATCTAGTGATGAAAAGTGACTTAGCTGAGAGGCTGGACCAGGCAGAGACAGATGTGCTGCACTCCAGATTGACGGCTATTAAAAATCGGGATGGAAACCCCATGGGCGTGGAAATTAAAAGAATTGGCCAGACAACCGCTTTTTTTGCCAGGAATATACCGGGTCCATCCTTCAATCTTGTAAAAGGATTTAACGAAGCTGATGCCGAAGTACTGGATCAAATAGTTGATTTTTACCTGGGAAAAGGAATCCCAACTCGATTGGAGATCACACCATCAAACGGATCATCAGATTTACTGAAGATGCTTCATCAAAAAGGATTTTATCAATGTGATTTCCATACCACTTTGTTTGCGGAGCCTTCAGATCTTATGGACCTTCCCATTCATGCTGGTATTGATATACGCAGGATGCAAAGAAAGGATTTTGGTCTTTTCGGTGAGGTGTATACAAAGGGATTTGGCATGCCTGGATTCCTTAGCCAGGGGATAGCTGAAAATAATGAGGTGCTTTATGGCAATGAAAACTGGGTCTTTTACCTCGCATTTGTAAACAATGAACCAGCTGGAATAGGTGTTATTTTTATGGAAGAAGGGGTAGCAAATCTTGCGGCTGCTGCTGTTTTGCCTTCTTTTAGAAACAGGGGAGTCCACAGCGCGCTTATTCAAGCCCGAATCTATCAAGCGATTACAAATAATTCCGAGCTGGTGACAGGTCAGGCAAGGTTTGGTTCGGCAAGCCAGAATAATATGGAAAAAGCAGGTTTGAAAATTGGATATACAAAGGCAATCTGGATAAGGGAATAA
- a CDS encoding NAD(P)H-dependent oxidoreductase, protein MREKETLKEDILNAYQFRHATKEFDPNKEIPEEDFRFILETGRLSPSSFGFEPWRFVVVQNQELREKIKNASWGAFGKLPEASHFVLILARTKKDTKYDSQYLQDHFRNTLGMPEEMMEKYLQRIEEFQKSDFDLLEGDRPLFDWACKQSYIALGNMMTAAAQIGIDSCPIEGFDIEKMNKLLDEEGLLEEGSFGLSVMCTFGYRVKDPRPKTRRPFDDIVKWID, encoded by the coding sequence TTGCGTGAAAAGGAAACTTTAAAGGAAGACATTCTGAATGCCTATCAATTCAGGCATGCGACAAAGGAATTTGATCCAAATAAAGAAATCCCCGAAGAAGATTTTCGATTTATATTGGAGACAGGCCGTCTGTCACCAAGTTCATTTGGTTTTGAACCATGGCGTTTTGTGGTTGTTCAGAACCAGGAGCTCCGTGAGAAAATTAAGAATGCCTCCTGGGGAGCATTCGGTAAATTGCCTGAAGCAAGCCATTTTGTTTTAATCCTGGCAAGAACGAAAAAAGATACTAAATATGATTCCCAGTATCTGCAGGATCATTTTAGAAATACCCTGGGGATGCCGGAAGAAATGATGGAAAAATATTTGCAGCGGATTGAGGAATTCCAGAAGTCCGATTTTGATCTTCTGGAAGGAGACCGCCCTCTCTTTGATTGGGCTTGTAAGCAAAGCTACATCGCACTTGGAAATATGATGACTGCTGCTGCACAAATTGGAATAGATTCCTGCCCAATTGAAGGTTTTGACATTGAAAAAATGAATAAGCTGCTGGATGAGGAAGGTTTGCTTGAAGAAGGAAGTTTCGGGCTGTCGGTAATGTGTACCTTTGGGTACAGAGTGAAAGACCCAAGGCCGAAAACACGCAGACCATTCGATGATATTGTAAAGTGGATTGATTAG
- a CDS encoding GNAT family N-acetyltransferase gives MNIRKIDHSEPPPMNLLLLADPSIEFIEDYLNRGETYIAELNGAVVGVYILLATRPGTCEIVNIAVSEKYQGEGIGRKLLQHAIGLAFQGGNKTLEIGTGNSSIGQLALYQKCGFRITGVDKDFFVRHYKEDILENGIHCRDMIRLSMDLQ, from the coding sequence ATGAATATACGAAAAATTGATCATTCAGAGCCCCCTCCTATGAATCTGCTATTATTGGCGGATCCTTCAATTGAATTTATTGAGGATTATTTAAATCGAGGGGAAACATATATTGCTGAACTAAACGGAGCAGTAGTCGGCGTTTATATCCTTCTTGCCACAAGGCCAGGAACCTGTGAGATTGTTAATATTGCCGTTAGTGAAAAATATCAGGGAGAGGGCATCGGCAGAAAACTTCTTCAGCATGCAATAGGGCTTGCTTTTCAAGGAGGAAATAAGACCCTTGAAATTGGTACGGGGAATTCCAGTATTGGGCAGCTGGCTCTTTATCAAAAATGCGGTTTTAGAATCACTGGGGTCGATAAAGATTTTTTTGTGCGGCATTACAAAGAAGATATCCTTGAAAATGGAATTCATTGCAGGGATATGATCAGACTGTCTATGGATTTACAATGA
- a CDS encoding alpha/beta fold hydrolase, with product MDHHFIEREEGFALHYLEWKPAFKNDSLPVICIHGNLSNGRMFRWIGEKISQGRWGTPRRVISIDLRGCGDSGLPETGFTIRHLASDIEAVLQHTGIVKAHFISFSRGVPITVQFALDFPGKIQGFVVGDYPAKSFVMKREWVENLIARYKIHQTWEELYQSISPNQEISPEEFAERKEEFYVKKEDGIHARVHKDLPMKLQIDSEDLDLTHGLNLIEGPVLLLRRGRRNSD from the coding sequence ATGGATCATCATTTTATAGAAAGAGAGGAAGGCTTTGCCCTTCATTATCTGGAATGGAAGCCAGCGTTCAAGAATGACAGCCTTCCAGTAATATGCATTCATGGGAACCTTTCAAATGGAAGAATGTTTAGATGGATTGGAGAAAAAATATCTCAAGGGAGATGGGGAACACCAAGACGGGTCATTTCGATTGATTTAAGAGGGTGCGGGGACAGCGGCCTTCCGGAGACCGGCTTTACAATCAGGCATTTAGCCAGCGATATTGAGGCGGTTCTCCAGCACACAGGAATTGTGAAAGCACACTTTATTTCATTTTCCAGGGGAGTTCCGATTACTGTGCAATTTGCCCTGGATTTTCCGGGGAAAATTCAGGGCTTTGTTGTAGGGGACTATCCTGCAAAAAGCTTTGTTATGAAGAGGGAATGGGTTGAAAATTTAATCGCCAGATATAAAATTCATCAGACGTGGGAGGAGCTTTATCAGTCTATCTCCCCGAATCAGGAAATCAGCCCGGAAGAATTTGCAGAACGCAAGGAGGAATTCTATGTGAAAAAAGAAGATGGAATACATGCAAGGGTTCATAAAGATCTCCCCATGAAACTTCAGATAGATTCAGAGGATCTGGACTTAACGCACGGACTGAATCTAATTGAAGGGCCGGTACTTCTCTTACGGAGAGGAAGAAGGAACTCTGATTAA
- a CDS encoding VOC family protein, with protein MIYEMTVQFQVLDMKKGLWWYETFLNKKPDFIPHEGFAEWELIKGCWLQIAEGSPSKGSGPIRLGVPDLEQERERLITELKITPFDIHTRKEVPVKWATFSDPWGNRIGYFEFIDKHEKETQIKKVIKNKLGR; from the coding sequence ATGATCTATGAAATGACGGTTCAATTCCAGGTGCTGGATATGAAAAAGGGACTGTGGTGGTATGAAACTTTTCTTAATAAAAAACCTGATTTCATTCCGCATGAAGGATTTGCAGAGTGGGAACTCATCAAAGGGTGCTGGCTTCAGATAGCTGAGGGTTCCCCCAGTAAAGGAAGCGGTCCGATTAGGCTGGGTGTGCCTGATCTTGAACAGGAACGTGAAAGGCTAATCACAGAATTAAAAATAACACCATTTGATATTCATACAAGGAAAGAAGTCCCTGTTAAGTGGGCTACATTTTCGGATCCTTGGGGAAATAGAATTGGATATTTTGAATTTATCGATAAGCATGAAAAGGAAACTCAAATAAAAAAAGTAATCAAAAATAAACTGGGGAGATGA
- a CDS encoding flavodoxin family protein, with amino-acid sequence MSIKALVLNCTLKKSSDPSNTGALIDEIVKFFHKTEVETEVITAADFKIGYDITSEAVDQEDEWPDIFKKVEEADILILGSPIWLGEQSSITTKVIERLYGGSSLTNEKGQYIYYNKVGGVVVTGNEDGAKQVSRSVLYSLSHMGFTIPPNVDTYWVGEAGPGPSFIEAKGYENDFTRQHAKIMAYNLIHFARMLNAHPIPAEGNIVKG; translated from the coding sequence ATGTCAATTAAGGCTTTAGTTTTAAACTGTACACTTAAAAAAAGCAGTGACCCTTCCAATACCGGTGCACTTATAGATGAAATTGTTAAATTTTTTCATAAAACGGAAGTGGAAACAGAGGTCATTACAGCTGCAGACTTTAAGATTGGATACGATATTACTTCTGAAGCAGTGGATCAGGAGGATGAATGGCCGGATATTTTTAAGAAGGTTGAAGAGGCAGATATCCTAATCCTTGGTTCTCCCATCTGGCTTGGCGAGCAAAGCAGCATCACCACTAAAGTAATCGAAAGATTATATGGAGGAAGCAGTCTGACCAATGAAAAAGGCCAGTATATTTATTACAACAAGGTTGGCGGCGTTGTGGTGACCGGCAATGAAGATGGAGCCAAACAAGTTTCCCGTTCCGTGTTATATTCACTCTCCCATATGGGGTTCACCATACCGCCAAACGTTGACACCTATTGGGTTGGTGAGGCTGGTCCCGGCCCATCCTTCATTGAAGCAAAGGGCTATGAAAATGACTTCACAAGACAGCATGCCAAAATAATGGCCTACAATTTAATCCATTTTGCTAGAATGTTAAATGCTCATCCGATACCTGCAGAAGGAAATATCGTCAAAGGCTAG
- a CDS encoding STAS domain-containing protein produces METYSSKYEINVNGSLFDWDLDDATFRFENDEVVVFWVNTAFKTLLDSIEEISGEKSAELVLETAGYRTGKIVSKFYLESNKEKEDIINHLPNIYLTAGWGKTDIVSFCLEEKKAIVRVNSGWEYKINIAQKKKTEGTFLPGHWAGVLSGLFETNMWYKVRHSQVQGDQYSEYEFFESEITPSQNISAMIKERTQSAQKELEKEIVEQTRVLSEIIKEISSPIIPVIDSILVIPLVGRYEELRAEELLNRTLLNLPRYKAEYLILDLTALKGVDQYTLDFLKKFVRAASLLGSNCIFVGISPDLSLQIIESGNKETQIPCFSILQQGITHALNQLGLEISPKK; encoded by the coding sequence ATGGAGACTTACTCTTCCAAGTATGAAATAAATGTAAATGGATCTTTATTCGATTGGGATTTGGATGATGCAACGTTTAGATTTGAAAATGACGAAGTGGTGGTATTTTGGGTAAACACAGCATTCAAGACACTGCTGGACTCCATTGAAGAAATCTCTGGTGAAAAGTCGGCCGAGCTTGTGCTAGAAACAGCTGGGTACCGTACAGGGAAAATTGTCAGCAAATTTTATTTGGAATCGAATAAAGAAAAAGAAGACATTATCAATCATCTGCCCAATATTTATCTAACTGCCGGATGGGGAAAAACAGACATTGTTTCCTTCTGTCTCGAAGAAAAGAAAGCCATTGTACGTGTTAACAGCGGCTGGGAATATAAGATTAATATTGCTCAAAAGAAAAAAACAGAAGGCACTTTTTTGCCTGGACATTGGGCAGGGGTGTTAAGCGGCCTGTTTGAAACAAATATGTGGTATAAGGTGAGACATAGCCAGGTCCAGGGGGATCAGTATTCCGAATATGAATTTTTTGAATCCGAAATTACACCTTCCCAGAATATTAGCGCAATGATAAAAGAGCGGACTCAAAGCGCCCAAAAAGAGCTGGAAAAGGAAATTGTTGAGCAGACCAGAGTATTGTCGGAAATCATTAAAGAGATTTCTTCTCCTATTATACCTGTGATCGACTCCATTTTGGTCATCCCTTTGGTTGGAAGATATGAAGAGCTGCGGGCAGAGGAGTTGCTGAACAGAACATTACTGAATCTTCCCCGATATAAAGCTGAGTATTTAATACTGGACTTAACTGCATTAAAGGGTGTCGATCAATATACTCTTGATTTCCTGAAAAAATTCGTCAGAGCCGCTTCACTACTGGGCAGCAACTGCATATTTGTCGGGATTTCACCGGATCTTAGCCTCCAAATAATCGAGAGCGGAAATAAAGAAACACAAATTCCGTGTTTTTCTATTCTGCAGCAGGGAATCACCCACGCACTAAATCAATTGGGATTGGAGATTTCTCCTAAAAAATAA
- a CDS encoding sensor histidine kinase, with amino-acid sequence MFMKNNKRTTLLRYWTTRYLFTLVIGLIILAAGSMWWIRQTTLENRLNLLQYVAVETADRVVQQDGGIEFDPFFNRMLEERAKLLEFKFEPQVFISDLNGQILYKKTGRMQRNNQTGPDLGTLPADLLENQKNVQKLDTQDGQAVYAVKSDITFDNNQVGWVVVVQSADDLTNVNQEYSLLFIMLTGLGLLGWSVIYFLSRKISRPIQEVAQAASKVSEGDYKIDLKARANEEEIHNLIISFKEMTERLMHLEKLRAELLAGVTHDLKTPVTSISGLIQAVRDDVVSGEEKEEFLDISLKEVSRLQKMIEDLLDFNSLSSGAFSIRPEYCDMNKLVKDIVRQWALAKKGNFHYSVEAPAETICRSTDPYRLQQIMINLLNNAYHAIDEAGSITVILSEGFIEVHDNGSGIAEEEQPYIFERFYRGEQKKLKVRGLGLGLPFSKLLADALNANLFLKESSAKGSAFMIKWEEEG; translated from the coding sequence ATGTTTATGAAAAATAACAAAAGAACAACACTGCTCCGCTATTGGACAACCCGCTATCTTTTTACACTTGTCATCGGACTTATCATACTGGCAGCAGGATCTATGTGGTGGATTAGGCAGACAACTCTTGAAAACAGGCTGAATTTGCTGCAGTACGTTGCTGTTGAAACAGCAGATCGTGTCGTGCAGCAGGACGGCGGCATCGAATTTGATCCTTTTTTTAACAGAATGCTGGAGGAAAGAGCGAAGCTGCTGGAATTTAAGTTTGAACCCCAGGTCTTTATAAGCGATTTAAATGGCCAAATATTATATAAGAAAACCGGACGCATGCAGAGGAATAACCAGACTGGCCCTGATCTCGGAACTCTGCCTGCAGATTTGCTTGAGAACCAAAAGAATGTTCAAAAACTGGATACACAGGATGGGCAAGCCGTGTATGCGGTCAAGTCGGATATAACATTCGATAATAACCAGGTGGGATGGGTCGTAGTGGTCCAAAGCGCAGATGATTTGACGAACGTAAATCAGGAATATTCCCTGTTGTTTATCATGCTCACAGGATTGGGTCTTCTTGGATGGAGTGTCATTTATTTTCTTTCCAGGAAAATTTCGAGGCCCATTCAGGAAGTAGCTCAAGCTGCCTCGAAAGTCAGCGAAGGTGACTATAAAATCGATCTGAAAGCCAGGGCCAATGAGGAAGAGATTCATAATTTAATCATATCGTTTAAAGAAATGACAGAGCGGCTTATGCACCTTGAAAAACTTAGGGCAGAATTGCTGGCTGGGGTCACACATGATTTGAAAACACCTGTCACATCTATAAGCGGTTTAATTCAGGCGGTGCGTGATGATGTTGTAAGCGGTGAAGAAAAAGAGGAATTTCTTGATATTTCTCTAAAAGAAGTCAGCCGTTTGCAGAAAATGATTGAGGATTTACTCGATTTCAATTCACTTTCGTCCGGTGCTTTTTCAATCAGGCCCGAATACTGTGATATGAATAAGCTCGTGAAAGATATTGTAAGGCAATGGGCACTAGCAAAGAAAGGCAATTTTCACTATAGTGTTGAAGCGCCCGCTGAAACCATCTGCAGATCAACAGACCCGTACCGTCTGCAGCAGATTATGATTAATTTGTTGAATAATGCTTATCATGCCATTGATGAAGCTGGCAGCATTACTGTTATATTGAGTGAGGGATTTATTGAGGTTCATGATAATGGATCAGGAATAGCCGAAGAGGAGCAGCCTTATATTTTTGAGCGTTTTTACAGGGGTGAACAGAAGAAGCTGAAAGTAAGAGGGCTCGGCTTGGGGCTTCCATTCAGCAAACTGCTGGCTGATGCTCTGAACGCAAATTTATTTTTAAAAGAAAGTTCGGCAAAAGGCAGTGCATTTATGATTAAGTGGGAAGAAGAAGGGTAG
- a CDS encoding response regulator transcription factor: MKKILVAEDELAISKVLSAYLHREGFEVLTAYDGSNALEQFFNHSPQLVILDIMMPGMDGWSVLEKIREKSACPVIMLTALGDIDYKLKGLNTGADDYISKPFIGDEVIARVNAVLRRSANVYTDEHIKQYGSLTINFDAHTIFLHGKEVSLTPRDLSLLLFLAERPNRTFTRDQLIEHVWGMDYDGSDRAVDLAVKRIRQALTDWPETEGEIRTLRGMGYQFHVYEK; encoded by the coding sequence ATGAAAAAAATCCTTGTGGCAGAAGATGAATTGGCTATTTCCAAAGTTTTAAGCGCCTATTTGCATCGAGAAGGGTTTGAAGTTCTAACAGCATATGACGGCAGCAATGCCCTTGAGCAATTTTTCAATCACTCACCTCAGCTTGTGATCCTGGATATCATGATGCCTGGCATGGATGGCTGGAGTGTGCTCGAAAAAATTCGTGAAAAAAGCGCATGTCCTGTCATCATGCTTACAGCGCTGGGGGATATTGATTATAAGTTAAAGGGCTTGAATACAGGTGCAGATGATTATATTTCAAAGCCTTTTATCGGGGATGAGGTAATTGCACGTGTGAACGCTGTATTACGGCGATCAGCAAATGTGTACACGGATGAACATATAAAGCAATATGGAAGCTTAACGATAAATTTTGATGCGCATACCATTTTCCTGCATGGCAAGGAAGTAAGTTTGACTCCGCGGGATTTATCTTTGCTGCTGTTTTTGGCTGAAAGGCCTAACAGAACTTTCACCAGGGATCAGTTGATTGAACATGTCTGGGGAATGGATTATGACGGAAGCGACCGTGCTGTCGATTTGGCCGTAAAGAGGATACGGCAGGCATTAACGGACTGGCCGGAAACAGAAGGTGAAATAAGGACGCTCAGAGGAATGGGGTACCAATTCCATGTTTATGAAAAATAA
- a CDS encoding MATE family efflux transporter — protein sequence MYQTFTFQEKIRQITIMLIPILITQLGMFAMVFFNTIMSGRYNASNLAGVAIGSSIWNPVFTGLSGILMAVSPIAAQAFGEKKNKEVTSIVKNGIVLGFVIAFAVILLGSFLLDPLLDSMNLTNAVEATARGYLVGLSFGIIPLFIFNVLRSFIYALGKTRVVMVILFCSLPINFFLNYVLIFGYWGFPELGGAGGGYATSFTYWFILIMTAFIIKTKEPFSSYGIFSGLKDFSWGKCKEILKIGVPMGLSIFFETSMFAVVTILISKFNVTTIAAYQSALNIVSFLYMIPISISMAQTVLVGFEVGAGRYKDAKSYSWLGIYLAVLIALFTGLLVVFFRYEVAGFYSTDSAVIALTAHFLIYALFFQISDAIQATAQAALRGYKDVNISFVITLIAYWLICLPAGYVLAHHTSLGATGYWLGLTFGLLAAGVCLSMRLIFIQKKKFINEEIREAG from the coding sequence ATGTATCAAACGTTTACTTTTCAGGAGAAGATCAGGCAAATTACAATCATGTTAATTCCTATTTTAATTACGCAGCTTGGCATGTTTGCAATGGTCTTTTTTAATACGATCATGTCGGGAAGATATAATGCTTCCAACCTTGCTGGCGTAGCGATAGGCTCCTCCATTTGGAATCCTGTTTTTACCGGGCTCAGCGGAATTTTAATGGCTGTATCTCCAATTGCGGCTCAAGCGTTTGGAGAGAAAAAGAACAAAGAAGTTACTTCTATTGTTAAAAATGGAATAGTTCTGGGCTTTGTTATTGCCTTCGCAGTCATCCTATTGGGTTCATTTTTGCTTGACCCGCTGCTTGATAGCATGAATCTGACTAATGCTGTGGAAGCAACGGCTCGGGGCTATCTTGTGGGACTCAGCTTTGGAATCATTCCTTTATTCATATTTAATGTTTTAAGATCTTTCATCTATGCACTCGGCAAAACGAGAGTTGTAATGGTGATTTTGTTTTGTTCACTTCCAATCAATTTCTTCCTGAATTATGTCCTGATCTTTGGCTATTGGGGATTTCCTGAATTGGGAGGAGCAGGAGGCGGGTATGCAACTTCTTTTACTTACTGGTTCATCCTTATCATGACTGCTTTTATTATAAAAACGAAGGAGCCTTTTTCAAGCTATGGGATATTCAGCGGTCTTAAAGATTTTTCATGGGGAAAATGCAAAGAAATCTTAAAGATTGGAGTACCCATGGGATTGTCAATCTTTTTTGAAACGAGTATGTTTGCCGTGGTGACCATCTTAATCAGCAAGTTCAATGTGACAACAATTGCCGCTTATCAGTCTGCATTAAACATTGTTTCCTTCCTGTATATGATCCCGATTAGCATTTCCATGGCGCAGACAGTGTTAGTCGGATTTGAAGTGGGTGCAGGCAGGTATAAGGATGCAAAGTCCTACAGTTGGCTTGGCATCTATTTAGCCGTATTGATTGCCTTGTTTACTGGGCTGCTTGTCGTATTTTTCCGATATGAAGTTGCAGGTTTTTATTCTACTGATAGTGCTGTTATTGCCTTAACTGCCCATTTTCTAATTTACGCCCTGTTTTTCCAGATTTCTGATGCCATCCAAGCTACTGCACAAGCTGCATTAAGAGGATATAAAGATGTGAATATTTCTTTTGTTATCACATTGATTGCCTATTGGCTGATCTGTCTGCCTGCTGGGTACGTTCTTGCACATCATACCAGCCTCGGGGCTACTGGATATTGGCTTGGCCTTACGTTCGGGCTTCTTGCTGCAGGTGTTTGTCTTTCAATGAGGCTCATCTTTATCCAGAAGAAGAAATTTATCAATGAAGAAATACGGGAAGCAGGCTAA
- a CDS encoding ArsR/SmtB family transcription factor — protein sequence MGASARKHDVFQAIADPTRREVLRLLAEKERPISEISAHFPISRTAISKHLHILSEAELVKGKKAGRERIYHLQPEPLTELKQWLSYYEQFWNNKLQKLKYIVEEENE from the coding sequence ATGGGTGCTTCTGCCAGGAAACATGATGTGTTTCAGGCAATCGCCGATCCAACGCGGAGAGAAGTATTAAGGCTGCTGGCTGAAAAAGAACGCCCAATCTCAGAGATAAGTGCTCATTTTCCCATAAGCCGGACCGCCATATCAAAACATCTTCATATCCTTTCTGAAGCTGAGTTAGTAAAAGGGAAAAAGGCAGGCAGAGAAAGAATCTACCATCTCCAGCCTGAGCCGCTGACAGAATTGAAGCAATGGCTATCCTATTATGAACAATTCTGGAATAATAAGCTGCAAAAACTTAAATATATAGTTGAAGAAGAAAATGAGTGA